CGCTGGCGCATGCCATGAACGGTGCGCTGGGCAATGTCGGCCAGACGGTTACATACATTGATCCCGTTGAAGTGGATGCGGTGGAGCACGGGCAGTCCATTAAAGAATTGATTGCTGACATGAACGCGGGCAAAGTGGATACCCTGGTAATCATTGGCGGCAATCCTGTGTATAACGCTCCGGTTGATCTCGACTTTGTCACTGCCGTGCAGAAAGCCAAGCTCCGCATACAGTTCTCCAACTACAAAAACGAGACCACTGACTACATGCACTGGCATGTGCCGGAAGCGCACTATCTGGAAGCGTGGAGCGATGCGCGGTCCTATGACGGCACCGCCAGCGTAATTCAGCCTATGATCATGCCGCTTTATGACGGCCGAAACTGTCATGAAGCGCTGGCGCTGTTTACTGACCAGCCGGGCACGGGCTCGCATGATCTGGTGCAAACTTACTGGAAGTCGCAACATCCCACAGCTGATTTCGAGAGTTTTTGGCGCACCTCAGTCCATGATGGTTTTGTGGCCAACACTACCTCCCCTGCCAAACAGCTAAGCGCCAAGATTGGATCTCTGCCCGCTACGGCTGCCGCCGGCGAAATTGAAGTTTCCTTCCGTCCCGACCCCACGATTTACGATGGCAGCTTTATTAACAATGCCTGGCTGCAAGAGACGCCGAAGCCGCTGAGTCGCAATACATGGGACAACGTTGCCATGATTAGTCCCAAAATGGCGGCGGACTGGAAGCTGAATCAGCTTAAGGACGACAACGACCATCAGTCGGACGCGCAAAGAATTATCGAGATTGTCTTCCCGGATGGCCGCAAGGTAGAAGCTCCTTACTGGCCGCAGCCGGGTCATCCTGACAATGCAGTCACGCTCTTTCTGGGCTATGGTCAATCCAGGACTGGGCGCGTAGGGACCGGCACAGGTTACAACGCTTACAAAGTCCGTCCCAGCGGCACGCAATATATTGCCGGCGGCGCAAAGATTAACGTTACCAATCGATTCTGGGACATCGCCGTCACGCAGGGCCACTTCAGCATGGACGACCGTGAGCCGGTGAAGGTGGCGGACCTGGAAGAGTTCATCAGGAACAAGAACTTTGTCCATGAGAATCCTGAAGAGGAGCCTCATGACAAGCCGGACCATCCTGAGTCGCTATATCCCGATTACCGCTATTCGCAGGGCAATCAGTATTTCCGTGAATATGCCTGGGGCATGTCTATCGACCTGAATTCCTGTGTTGGCTGCCAGGCATGTGCGGTGGCCTGCCAGGCGGAAAATAACATCTCCGTCGTGGGCAAGCAGCAGGTGCAGCGTGGCCGTGAGATGCAATGGATACGCATTGACTCCTATTATGAAGGCGATCCGGCCAATCCGAGCGTTTACTTCCAGCCGGTTCCCTGCATGCAGTGTGAAGATGCGCCGTGCGAGCCGGTTTGTCCCGTGGGCGCGACCACGCACTCCACTGAAGGCCTGAATGACATGGTTTATAACCGCTGCGTGGGCACGCGGTACTGCTCCAACAACTGCCCGTATAAAGTTCGGCGGTTTAACTTCTTCCTGTTTGCGGATTACGACACGCCTAGCCTCAAGCTGGGCCGCAACCCGGATGTGACCGTGCGCAGCCGCGGCGTGATGGAAAAATGCACGTATTGCGTGCAGCGCATCACCGCAGCCCGCATCGCTTCAGAAAAAGAAGACCGGCAAATCAAGGATGGAGAGATCAAGACGGCCTGCCAGCAGACCTGTCCTACTGGGGCAATTACATTCGGCAACATCAATGATCCCAGCAGCCGGGTGGCCCGCCTGAAGTGGGAGAACGGCGACCGGTATGGCAAGAGAAATCCGCGAGACTATCAGCTTCTGGCGGAATTGAATACACGCCCGCGCACCACGTATGTGGCGGCGGTGCGAAACCCCAATCCTAAATTAGCGTCTGGCACGGAGAATACATAAGAGATGGCTGCACCAGACATTCTGCCGCCTAAAGGTGTAAGGCCGCCCATTATCGGGCCCGGCCAGACCTTTGGCACCATAACGGACCGCATTGCCGGAATTGTGCTCACCAAGCACACCCCTATCTTCTGGGTAGCAATTGTGGCTATTTCGCTGGCGATTTTCGGCATGTTGCAGACCGCGATTGGCTACCTGCTGGTTAAAGGCGTGGGAATCTGGGGCATCACCATCCCGATTGGATGGGGCTTCGCCATCGTGAACTTTGTGTGGTGGATCGGTATCGGCCACGCGGGCACGCTGATCTCTGCCATTCTTCTGTTGTTCAAGCAGACCTGGCGTACCTCGATCAACCGATTTGCTGAGGCCATGACGATTTTTGCCGTCATGCAGGCCGGCTTGTTCCCGCTGATTCACACTGGACGTCCGTGGCTGGCAGCCTACTGGCTGTTTCCTATTCCGCTCACCATGGGTGTCTGGCCGCAGTTCCGCAGCCCGCTCATCTGGGACGTATTTGCCGTCTCAACGTACTTCACGGCATCGTTCCTGTTCTGGGGCATTGGACTCATTCCTGACTTTGCTACGCTGCGCGATTCCGCCAAAACGCTGGTTGTCCGGCGCATTTATGGCATGTTGGCGATGGGCTGGCGCGGATCAGCCAAGCACTGGAACCGCTATGAGACGGCTTATATGCTTTTGGCTGGTCTTTGTACTCCGCTGGTTCTCTCGGTGCATAGCGTGGTGTCACTGGATTTCGCGGTGTCCGTGGTGCCGGGATGGCACACTACTTTCTTCCCGCCATACTTCGTCGCCGGCGCAATCTATTCCGGTTTCGCCATGGTGCTGATGCTGGCGATTCCGTTCCGCTATCTCTATGGCATGCAGGATTTCATCACCCTGCGGCATTTGCAGAACTGCGGCAAGCTAATGTTGGCAACCGGCCAAATCGTCGCCTATTCCTATGCGATGGAAATGTTTATCGGCTGGTACAGCCATGACAAATACGAACTGGCCATGGTCAATAACCGGCTGCATGGCCCGTACTCGCACTATTACTACATGCTCATCCTCTGCAACATCCTCATACCGCAGTCGCTGTGGCTCAACAAGGTGCGTTCCACGCCGTGGATACTGTTCCTGGTGTCCGTGGTGGTGAATACCGGTATGTGGCTTGAGCGGTTTGTCATTGTCGTCATGAGCCTCCAGCGCGATTACATTCCGAGTTCGTGGGGCATGTACTGGTTTACGAAGTGGGACATGATGATTTTCGTTGGAACCATGGGGTTCTTTACTTTGCTCTTCTTTATCTTTATCCGGCTTATGCCGGCCATTTCCATCTTTGAAATGCGGAACCTGATTCCGCAGGCGAAGGTGAAAGAATAATGACAGCTGGACCTATTTACGGATTGATGGCGGAGTTTGAAACGCCTACGGAACTGGTGGAAGCGGCCAAGGGCGCTTATGCCGCCGGCTATCGCAAAATGGATGCGTACACCCCATATCCGCTGGAAGAAGCCGCGGAAGCTATTGGCGCGCACCATAATCGTGTGCCGTTGATCGTGCTGGTTGGGGCCATGCTTGGAATGATTGGCGGATATTCGCTGGAATACTGGGTTTCGGCCGTCGCTTATCCGATCAATGTCGGCGGCAAGCCATTTCATTCATGGCCTGCGTTCATTCCGGTTACTTTTGAATGCGCGGTGCTGGGCGCGTGCCTGGCTGCTGTGTTTGGCATGCTGGCCTTGAATGGACTTCCGCAGCCGTATCACCCGGTATTTAATTCACCGAACTTTGTGCGCGCCAGTCGTGACCGCTTCTTCTTGTGTATTGAGTCTCAGGACCCCCGGTTCAGCCCGTCTGACACTCGCAAATTGCTGGAGAGTTATAAGCCTGAAGAGATCACGGAGGTGCCGTATTAACCGTCCGGCACAAATCCGCGTTGCATGGCTGCTGTTTGCGGCGGCAGGAATGGCTGTTCTTGCCGGCTGCCGGCAGGACATGCATAACCAGCCAAAATTTATTCCGCTTAGATCAAGCGAGTTCTATTCTGATCGCCGATCGGCGCGCTATCCCGTTCCCGGAACCATCTCGCGCACGGTTTCCGGCGACTCGGCAAACTGTTCCAACAATGCGTCGCCGGAATGTCAGGAAAGCGTGATCGTGGACAAGGAGCAGCTCGATCCCAACAGTTATTACCTGACCGGCAAACGCGGAAACGTTTACGGCAACGATCTTCCCGGCGATCTGCCGTTCAAGGGGGATACTCCGGAGGGACGGCAGAACATACTGGCGCGGGGCCAGGAACGCTACACTATCTATTGCACTCCCTGCCATTCGCAGTTGGGCGATGGAAACGGCATGATCGTGCAGCGCGGCTTTAAGCGTCCGCCGTCTTTCCATGTGCAGCGGCTCAAGAACGCGCCGCTCGGCTGGTTTTATGATGTCATCAGCAATGGTTTTGGCGGTATGCCGGACTACGCCGCCCAGATAAAACCTGCTGATCGCTGGGCCATTGCCGCCTATATTCGCGCGCTGCAGCTCAGCCAGAACGCAAGTGAAACGGACGTCGCGGCTGCCGATCGAGACCAATTGAGCAAGCCGTCAGAACAAGGAATTACTATCCCAGATACATCTATAATTTCGCCCGCCGTAACAACTCCGGTAACGCCGGTGCCTGATACGCAGCCAAAGGGGAACAAGCGATGAGCCAGACTTTGGTGCGTGTTACTCCTAAAGATTTTGCGCCGCCGGCGATGATTGACCGCATGCGCTCGCGCTCGCTGGTCGTCGGAGCCGTGTTCGGCGTTGTGCTTCTCGTATTCACAGTTGCGCTTGCCAAGTGGGACCTCTTCCTCCGCGCATGGCTGTTTGGGTTCATGTTCTGGCTGGGCCTCACCACGGGTTCATTGGCGCTCCTTTGCCTGCAATACACCAGCGGCGGCAACTGGGGCCGCCTGGGGCGCAGGATCTGGGAAGCCGGGGCTGGTAACTGGTGGCTGATGGGTCTGTTCTGGCTGCCGATTGCCTTTGGCGTGAAGCGTCTCTTTGTCTGGACACAAAGGCCTCAGGATTCGACCGAACTAGCGAAATTCATCGCGCACTACGGCGCGGACAAGCTTCATTACTACCTGAACGTCCCGTTCTGGCTGGTGCGAGGCGTGTTCTACTTCGTCGCCTGGGGGATTATCTACTACTTCCTCAAACGCTGGTCAGTCCGCGAGGAGGCAGGCACCACCACTCCAGCGCAGTTCGTGCCCATCCAGAACCTGAGTGGCTTCGGCATCGTGTTCTTCGGGTTCAGTATCACTTTCGCTTCCATCGATTGGACCATGTCTCTCTATCCTGAGTGGTGGTCAACGGTCTGGGGCATGCTCTTCATGGTGGGCCAGGTGCTTACCACGTTCTGCTTTACCATCTGGTTGCTGACGCGGCTGGCTCAGATTGAACCGGTCTCGCGCATGTTCAAGATCGACTACCTGCATGACTTCGGCAAGCTCATGTTTGCGTTCGTCGTGCTCTGGGCTTATCTCTCGTTCTCGCAATGGCTGATTATCTGGTCCGGCAACATGCTCTCAGAGATTCGCTGGTACCTGATGCGCCTTTACCATGGCTGGCAGTATTTCGGGACAGCGCTGATTTTCGTTCATTTCGTCTTCCCGTTCGCCCTGCTGCTCTCGCGCAGCCTGAAGCGCCATGCCGGGCGCATCGTTGCCGTGTGTTTTCTGCTGTTGTTCATGCGGCTGGTGGACCTGTTCTGGCTTACCGCCCCCAACTTTTATCCCGGCGCGGAATTCGGGCCGGGTCATCCTGCAACCAACGGGCTGAACGGCTTCGGCTTGGCCGATGCGGCCATGTACATTCTCTGCCCCATCGCTATGGGAGGAATCTGGTTGTTCTTCTTCTTCTTGCGGCTGAGCAAGCGCTCGCTCATGCCGGTAAATGATCCTGGTTTTGTCGAAATGCTGGAATCGAAACATGGATAAAAACAAATTTGAAACTCAATCCGGCGGGCACATCAAGGAAGGCCATCAGGAAAGCGACATAAGCGTTAAGGGCGTGGTGTGGTCGGGAGTGATCCTGGCCGTGGGCGGTTTGCTGGCGTTCGTCCTCATGATCGTGATGATCCGCTTCCTGGAAAGATGGGAGCGCGACCACGAAGCCAAACTCACGCCCATGGAGCAGCAGTTGCAGCAGGAACGCGAAACGCCGAAAGAAGGACTGGGCAAAGTGGTGCCAACCAGTGAAGGCGAAATCAAGCCTGCTCCGGATTGGTATGGACGCGGGAAAATAGAAGACCATCTCAGCCGCACCATTAAAGCTCCTCGCCTGCAATATGACGATGAGCACGATATGCAGATTTTCCGCGGCTCAGAAGAGAAGTGGCTCAGTTCCACGGGCAAATCATCCAATGGAAGTATTCATATCCCAGTCAGCCGCGCCATGGAAATTCTGGCCCAGCGAGGCTTACCGCAAGTGAGCGGGCCATTTCAGCCCGCAAATGTGGGAGCGCCCAGCGCCGCATATCCCTCCGGGGCCGCTGATAATGGCCAACCGGCGGGCCGCGCGACGCCAACAGCAGGAGTAAAGAAGTGAATTACGGCAGTACAATTCGGAAGGCGTTGGCTGTGATTACGATTGCAGCTTGCGCTTCGGTTTCAGCGTGGTCTCAGGCTGCGCCCAAGCTTCAGCCGGGCGAATCCGTTCCCAACACGAAGCCTTCAATTCTCGACCAGGTTGGGCTTGACCAGCGCCTGAACCAGCAAGTCCCGCTCGATCTGGCTTTCAACGACGAGCACGGCCAGGCAATTCAGTTGCAGCAATACTTTGGGCAGAAACCGGTCATTTTGATGCTGGTGTATTTCCAGTGCCCCATGCTGTGCACGCAGGTATTGAGCGGCTTTACCGGCGCGATGCTTGGAATTCGCAGGTTCGATATTGGACGCGAATTTAACGTCATAACGGTAAGCATCGATCCGCGTGACAAGCCGTCAGACGCCGTTGCCATGAAGGATCG
The genomic region above belongs to Terriglobia bacterium and contains:
- a CDS encoding DUF3341 domain-containing protein, whose protein sequence is MAEFETPTELVEAAKGAYAAGYRKMDAYTPYPLEEAAEAIGAHHNRVPLIVLVGAMLGMIGGYSLEYWVSAVAYPINVGGKPFHSWPAFIPVTFECAVLGACLAAVFGMLALNGLPQPYHPVFNSPNFVRASRDRFFLCIESQDPRFSPSDTRKLLESYKPEEITEVPY
- a CDS encoding cytochrome c, coding for MHNQPKFIPLRSSEFYSDRRSARYPVPGTISRTVSGDSANCSNNASPECQESVIVDKEQLDPNSYYLTGKRGNVYGNDLPGDLPFKGDTPEGRQNILARGQERYTIYCTPCHSQLGDGNGMIVQRGFKRPPSFHVQRLKNAPLGWFYDVISNGFGGMPDYAAQIKPADRWAIAAYIRALQLSQNASETDVAAADRDQLSKPSEQGITIPDTSIISPAVTTPVTPVPDTQPKGNKR
- a CDS encoding TAT-variant-translocated molybdopterin oxidoreductase codes for the protein MELEAVRKKLADAKGPKYWRTLEELADQEAFGELLQREFPRQASEWVDPVSRRSFLKLAGASMALAGLAGCTRQPLEQILPYVRQPEELIPGKPIFYATAMPFHGHALPLLVETHEFRPTKIEGNPLHAASLGATDLFAQASILNLYDPDRSTTLTNMGELRSWGDFAMAVNSRINDKDGLKATQGAGLRFLTGAMTSPTFGWQMKAVQQAFPQSKWHRWDPVNRDNMRAGSKLAFGGYYDPVYKFENAAVVVSLDADFLSGEWFPGFVRYSRDFMRGRKLENGDQMNRLYVAESSPSTTGAKADHRLVLRPSEVETVARALAAKVGVGGAAGSLNPDQQKFVDAVAADLTEHKGKCLVVPGEFQSPTVYALAHAMNGALGNVGQTVTYIDPVEVDAVEHGQSIKELIADMNAGKVDTLVIIGGNPVYNAPVDLDFVTAVQKAKLRIQFSNYKNETTDYMHWHVPEAHYLEAWSDARSYDGTASVIQPMIMPLYDGRNCHEALALFTDQPGTGSHDLVQTYWKSQHPTADFESFWRTSVHDGFVANTTSPAKQLSAKIGSLPATAAAGEIEVSFRPDPTIYDGSFINNAWLQETPKPLSRNTWDNVAMISPKMAADWKLNQLKDDNDHQSDAQRIIEIVFPDGRKVEAPYWPQPGHPDNAVTLFLGYGQSRTGRVGTGTGYNAYKVRPSGTQYIAGGAKINVTNRFWDIAVTQGHFSMDDREPVKVADLEEFIRNKNFVHENPEEEPHDKPDHPESLYPDYRYSQGNQYFREYAWGMSIDLNSCVGCQACAVACQAENNISVVGKQQVQRGREMQWIRIDSYYEGDPANPSVYFQPVPCMQCEDAPCEPVCPVGATTHSTEGLNDMVYNRCVGTRYCSNNCPYKVRRFNFFLFADYDTPSLKLGRNPDVTVRSRGVMEKCTYCVQRITAARIASEKEDRQIKDGEIKTACQQTCPTGAITFGNINDPSSRVARLKWENGDRYGKRNPRDYQLLAELNTRPRTTYVAAVRNPNPKLASGTENT
- the nrfD gene encoding polysulfide reductase NrfD, translating into MAAPDILPPKGVRPPIIGPGQTFGTITDRIAGIVLTKHTPIFWVAIVAISLAIFGMLQTAIGYLLVKGVGIWGITIPIGWGFAIVNFVWWIGIGHAGTLISAILLLFKQTWRTSINRFAEAMTIFAVMQAGLFPLIHTGRPWLAAYWLFPIPLTMGVWPQFRSPLIWDVFAVSTYFTASFLFWGIGLIPDFATLRDSAKTLVVRRIYGMLAMGWRGSAKHWNRYETAYMLLAGLCTPLVLSVHSVVSLDFAVSVVPGWHTTFFPPYFVAGAIYSGFAMVLMLAIPFRYLYGMQDFITLRHLQNCGKLMLATGQIVAYSYAMEMFIGWYSHDKYELAMVNNRLHGPYSHYYYMLILCNILIPQSLWLNKVRSTPWILFLVSVVVNTGMWLERFVIVVMSLQRDYIPSSWGMYWFTKWDMMIFVGTMGFFTLLFFIFIRLMPAISIFEMRNLIPQAKVKE